A genomic region of Alnus glutinosa chromosome 11, dhAlnGlut1.1, whole genome shotgun sequence contains the following coding sequences:
- the LOC133880956 gene encoding probable carboxylesterase 2, with translation MDSSHSEVAHDYSPYLKIYKDGRLERLSGTEIEPPSLDPQTGVESKDVVISPETGVSARLYIPKTTEKKLPLVVYFHGGGFCIETAFTPRYHSNLNSIVGEANVVAVSVDYRRAPEHPLPVAYNDSWAALKWVASHVDEWLKSHADFERVFFVGDSAGANIAHQMALRVGVEGLAGVKLQGIALVHPYFWGKEPIGGETTEAQRRAMVEYFWRFVCPATSGTDDPYINPASDPKLGSLGCGSVLVCVAEKDLLKERGLYYCELLEKSGWGGAVEVMEAPGEDHVFHLRDPLSENSVALLNRIVSFINRAEP, from the coding sequence ATGGATTCAAGCCACAGTGAAGTAGCCCATGACTACTCTCCCTATCTTAAAATCTACAAAGATGGTCGACTAGAGCGACTTTCAGGCACCGAGATCGAACCCCCATCTCTTGATCCGCAAACCGGCGTTGAATCCAAAGACGTAGTTATTTCACCCGAAACAGGTGTATCCGCCAGGCTTTACATTCCGAAAACCACCGAAAAAAAGCTTCCTCTCGTTGTTTACTTCCATGGCGGAGGCTTTTGCATTGAAACCGCCTTCACTCCACGGTACCACAGCAACCTTAACTCCATTGTCGGCGAAGCCAACGTTGTTGCGGTCTCTGTAGACTACAGGAGAGCCCCAGAACACCCTCTTCCTGTTGCTTATAATGATTCATGGGCTGCGCTTAAATGGGTAGCGTCCCATGTTGATGAATGGTTGAAAAGCCATGCAGATTTTGAAAGAGTGTTTTTCGTTGGGGACAGCGCCGGGGCTAACATTGCGCACCAGATGGCCTTGAGGGTGGGCGTAGAAGGATTGGCTGGTGTTAAGCTACAAGGGATTGCTCTTGTGCATCCATATTTCTGGGGCAAAGAACCGATTGGCGGCGAAACGACCGAGGCTCAGAGGAGAGCGATGGTCGAGTATTTTTGGCGTTTTGTGTGCCCGGCGACGAGTGGGACTGACGACCCTTACATAAACCCAGCTTCGGATCCGAAGCTGGGGAGCCTCGGTTGTGGGAGTGTGCTGGTTTGTGTTGCCGAGAAGGATTTGTTGAAGGAGAGGGGCTTGTATTACTGTGAGTTATTGGAGAAGAGCGGCTGGGGAGGAGCTGTCGAGGTGATGGAGGCTCCAGGGGAGGATCATGTATTCCATTTGCGTGACCCACTTTCCGAAAATTCTGTGGCCTTGCTCAACCGGATTGTTTCTTTCATCAATCGGGCTGAGCCCTGA
- the LOC133882148 gene encoding probable carboxylesterase 12: protein MDSSNSTEVAHDHSPFLKIYKDGRVERIAGTEIVPPSLDPQTGVESKDVVISPETGVSARLFLPKTSIQTQKKLPLLIYFHGGGFVIETAFSPQYHNYLNALVGEANVVAVSVDYRRAPEHPLPAAYSDSWAALEWVASRVDEWLKSQADFERVFFAGDSAGANIAHHMALKVGAEGLAGVKLQGIALVHPYFWGKESIGGEPAEAEKRAVIENLWPFTCPATSGTDDPYINPASDLKLGSLGCGRVLVCVAEKDLFKERGFYYRELLEKSGWGGAVEVVESLGEDHVFHFNKPVCENSLALLNRIASFFNRGEP, encoded by the coding sequence ATGGATTCAAGCAACAGTACTGAAGTAGCCCACGACCACTCCCCATTTCTTAAAATCTACAAAGATGGTCGGGTAGAGCGAATTGCAGGCACCGAAATCGTGCCCCCATCGCTTGATCCCCAAACCGGCGTTGAATCCAAAGATGTAGTTATCTCGCCCGAAACAGGCGTGTCCGCCAGGCTTTTCCTTCCGAAAACTTccatccaaacccaaaaaaagctTCCTCTCCTTATTTACTTCCATGGCGGAGGCTTTGTCATCGAAACCGCCTTCTCTCCACAGTACCACAATTACCTTAACGCCCTTGTCGGCGAAGCCAACGTTGTTGCGGTCTCTGTAGACTACAGGAGAGCCCCAGAACACCCTCTTCCCGCTGCTTATAGTGATTCATGGGCTGCGCTTGAATGGGTTGCGTCTCGCGTTGATGAATGGTTGAAAAGCCAGGCAGATTTTGAAAGAGTGTTTTTCGCCGGGGACAGCGCCGGGGCTAACATTGCGCACCACATGGCCTTGAAGGTGGGGGCAGAAGGATTGGCTGGTGTTAAGCTACAAGGGATTGCTCTTGTGCATCCATATTTCTGGGGCAAAGAATCGATTGGCGGCGAACCAGCCGAGGCTGAGAAGAGAGCGGTGATTGAGAATTTGTGGCCCTTCACGTGCCCGGCGACGAGTGGGACTGACGACCCTTACATAAACCCAGCTTCGGATCTGAAGCTGGGGAGCCTCGGGTGTGGAAGAGTGCTGGTTTGTGTTGCCGAGAAGGATTTGTTTAAGGAGAGGGGCTTTTATTACCGTGAGCTGTTGGAGAAGAGCGGCTGGGGAGGGGCTGTGGAGGTCGTGGAGTCCCTAGGGGAGGACCATGTATTCCATTTTAACAAGCCAGTTTGCGAAAATTCTTTGGCCTTGCTCAACCGGATTGCTTCTTTCTTCAATCGGGGTGAGCCCTGA